The proteins below come from a single Tenuifilum thalassicum genomic window:
- a CDS encoding aldehyde dehydrogenase family protein yields the protein MQNSEYRPYVAGEFVETNERYEVRCPWDNSLIAKVHLAGNKELEQAIVAAEKAKRAMAKLSSYEKYEILMSIANGIKAKREAFARTLALEACKPLKLALGEVDRAIQTFIVAAEEAKRPLSEAIKLDWTPAGKGKEGIVKYFPVGIVAGISPFNFPLNLSVHKIAPAIAAGCPIVLKPARKTPLSALMLAEVINNTNIPNGGISILPTDRNTGNNMVTDSRFSLLSFTGSPQVGWAMKKQAGKKRVLLELGGNAGVIVAPSADIDLAVTKCVSGAFAYSGQVCIHTQRIYVHRSIFDSFMEKFIDGASKLKNGHPLSEETDLSSMIDEMNAARVEAWVSEAINDGAKVLLGGKREGTYFPPTVLTNTKQEMKVCSLEVFGPVVTVEPYDTFEGAIEYLNHSEYGLQAGVFTNQIDEMNKAYNELEVGGVIINDVPTFRVDHMPYGGIKNSGFGREGIKYAMIEMMEPKLLVKPFE from the coding sequence ATGCAAAATTCAGAATATCGACCTTATGTTGCAGGTGAGTTTGTAGAAACTAACGAGCGCTACGAAGTTAGATGTCCTTGGGATAACAGCTTAATAGCCAAAGTCCACCTGGCCGGAAATAAAGAGTTGGAACAAGCCATTGTAGCAGCGGAAAAAGCTAAAAGGGCCATGGCTAAACTATCATCTTATGAAAAGTATGAGATACTGATGAGCATAGCAAATGGGATTAAAGCAAAACGCGAGGCCTTTGCCAGAACATTGGCATTAGAAGCCTGCAAACCCCTCAAACTTGCACTTGGAGAGGTTGATAGGGCCATACAAACATTTATTGTAGCAGCCGAAGAAGCTAAACGTCCCCTTTCCGAAGCCATTAAGCTCGACTGGACACCTGCTGGTAAAGGGAAAGAGGGAATTGTTAAATATTTTCCAGTTGGAATTGTAGCCGGAATATCGCCTTTTAACTTTCCGCTAAATCTTAGCGTTCATAAGATTGCTCCAGCCATAGCAGCAGGTTGCCCTATTGTGTTAAAGCCCGCACGTAAAACCCCACTCTCTGCGCTAATGCTTGCTGAGGTGATAAACAATACAAATATTCCCAATGGTGGCATTTCAATACTTCCAACCGATAGGAATACAGGAAACAACATGGTTACCGATTCACGTTTTTCGCTTCTCTCATTTACTGGTTCCCCGCAAGTTGGATGGGCTATGAAAAAACAGGCAGGTAAAAAACGTGTCCTGCTGGAACTCGGTGGCAACGCAGGTGTTATTGTTGCACCATCAGCTGATATCGATTTAGCTGTTACCAAATGTGTTAGCGGTGCATTTGCCTATTCGGGCCAGGTGTGTATTCACACCCAGCGTATCTATGTTCACAGGTCTATCTTTGATAGTTTTATGGAGAAGTTCATTGATGGTGCTTCTAAGCTAAAAAATGGACACCCGCTAAGCGAGGAAACCGATTTATCGTCGATGATAGATGAGATGAATGCAGCAAGAGTTGAAGCGTGGGTAAGCGAAGCCATAAACGATGGAGCAAAAGTGCTTTTGGGAGGAAAACGCGAAGGAACATACTTTCCACCTACTGTTCTTACAAACACCAAGCAAGAAATGAAAGTATGTTCGCTTGAGGTTTTTGGACCCGTGGTTACAGTCGAACCATACGACACTTTTGAAGGGGCTATTGAATATTTAAACCATTCGGAATATGGTCTTCAAGCGGGTGTCTTTACAAATCAAATCGACGAAATGAATAAAGCATACAACGAGCTAGAAGTTGGAGGGGTTATCATAAACGATGTCCCAACATTTAGAGTTGACCATATGCCTTATGGTGGAATC